GTTGTGTAAGATCATAAGATACAGTGATATGTTTATTCAGAATAGAAAAAGATGATTTATGTTtcgttcatttttttttatttacagacTTATAACATATATAAGTTCTTATTTTGAGTCGGTGGTCTAACCCACCCTTAAAGCTAAAAACCACAttgcacaattaaaaaaatcaactttttatTTGAGGAGGAACTTTGCACAGAGTTAAAATGGCCCTCTGATAACAGGGTTTCCGTGTGAAAGTAGTATTTCTTAGAACCAAAGTTAGAACCAAACCTGCATACGAACTTGTCGCAGACTGTAAGTGGCCACATACTGGTTTCTTTCAGCTCGGCCACAGAGCACCGACCTTTGGTTAAACCTGACTGAGCAGCTCTCCTTCCCATGATAAACCTGTCAATCTATCTTTCTCCTCATCCGCcaatccctcctccccccttcaAAGATCCCTTTGCCGTTAAGTTAATGTTTGATAAGCCGCAAGAGATAGAAAGAGTAGATCGCAGTCATATTAGTCTCAttagctcagtgtttctctgtggagcacatctctgtttttcctcagctTCGCTTGTGCTTTACCGTCAGCTCACCTAACCTCCGTGTGCAGCTTCATTCCTTCCTGTTCTGTCTCTTCACGCGGACCAGCGGGTGTTTATCTTTATCAGCTGTCTGCTCTGAGTTACCTGAGAGACTTTTGAATAGTTTTCCACCTCTGGGTTGCTTGTCAGTTTTGCCAGGAGATGGATAGCTGGTTGAAATGGCTGTGGTACCACAGAAACTACATCATCATCTTGGTGACTCCTCTTGTGTTCCTTCCCCTGGTATTTGTCTACCCAACAtcggtgagtgtgtgtgtgtgtggaggtaatgttttcattaactgggtgcttttaatgtgtttaatgtgaagAACATTTCACGGTTTTTCCAGAGTCTAAAACAAGTAACAGTTCTGGTGGATTTGATTGTACCTAAATATATTTCTTTCCTATCCTTGCCCCTTATTCCACTTCTATCCTTCTTCAATGCACAGTACATGTCATAGAGCTACCCTGTGGAAACATTCACTATGCTTGGCTACCATTCTGTTTATTAACACCTGGCGAGGATTGCAAGAGATGTGCAAGTGTGGTTTCACATCCACGTCAAATATTTGTCCTGAGGTTTTAATATCCTTTGAGGACAGCCTCTTCAATTATTGCCAACACATGAATAAACCATCTAACGATTGACAGTTTCAGGTGGTCTCATGGTTGCAGCTCGTAATCTGTCTCTACAAATTTCAGTGAATGTtgctgtgcatgtgtcagtAGCTCAGTTGGCACAGTCAAGCAAACACCACACTGGAGACAAGTACTTGATGTTGCGCGGgtcaaaaataagacaaataataatttaaaaaaaaacaaaaaacaatgccGTCATGCATTGCATCATAAACTATAAAACTGACCCTGaataagacaaaatgaaagtttttCACATTGATGCCCACTTTCAGAAATGGAGAATTATATTTGAGTGAAAGGGGATTTTATGTGACAACATTCAAGTTTCtgtaaaagacaacaaaaaaccTTCAAACTGTCAAAGGGAATATTGAGAAGTTACATCTACAGTATATCAGTAGATGAAGTAAAGATAATCATTTATTACGACAGCTGATATGTGATAATTAAGTCTTATCAGAAAGTCTATGGCCCTTAGACTCTGCTGGGAGATTTTGTAATTGAGGGGCAAGCAAGATAAACAGCAAGATAAATGGCCccatggagtccagacactggtggtggtggaggctgACGACTCTGCTGGCTGATGGGGCCGATGAAGCTGATGATCTGTGAAGAAGGGGTggtgatggggaggtggaggggtaTGCGTAAGAGCAAGATGAAAGACCAAAGGCAGGAGCTGATAGGCTCACAATGAGGGTGTGTCGACCACCTGGTAAGACCGCTGATATCTCAGTGACAGCCCGAGACAATAACAGCACAGACATTAGAGTGAGCATGTGTTCGAGGAGTGAACGCAGGATGGTTTGAGACATAAACTACAGGCCTAAGCAGGCAAAAGAATTTTCTTTGCTCCCCCTTCATTTATTCTGCagcttgtgtgtctgctgtacTTCTCACTCCGCAGACATCCATCGAAAACCACTTGATCCAAAACAAATATAAAGTATGTCTCCAGGGCCAAACTCCAACATGATCACTTCAGTCATATCAGTTACCTTCCAAACCCTGTGACTTAGGTTACCATTATATGATTAAATGaattgttcaacattttggtaAAATACACTCATTTACTTTTggttaaatgtgaaaattgataccactttcatgttTGTACTGCAAATACGAACttacagccagcagcatttagcatagcttagcataaagacttgaaacaggaggagagagcgagcCCGACTGTCTGAAGGTAATAATTccacctatcagcacctctGAAGTTCACTAAAGAACACGTTATATCTTACTTGCTTAATCTTTTTTTGGCTGAGAGCGGTAGATAAACGTTGGTTGCAACTCTTaataaaatcacaatgaacacttGGTTGTTGTACTTagggattaaacaaatgagatacaaCACGTTAATTAGTaagctttggaggtgctggtagacaGATTTAGTTACGGCTGAGCCACGCTAGCTGTTTCCGGTCTTCGCTCTTCATGTCTAGCGTACAATCTTAAATGTTGCATTGATCTCAGCAAGGAAGTAAATAATCATGTTTCCCAACATGTTACTCAATGTGCAGGACCGGCTGAGTTGAGGAGGTCTTGCCTGTGTGACAGTGGAAAGTTTTGTGTCGGTAGTTTAAACAGTCAGGGAACATGGATTTTACTGACGACCCATAAAGAGTTATCTTGTGAGACAAGAGCATATCAAACTGTTTTATGAGCAGAGCTTACTGCTCTCTGCATGTGTTAAGTGTTTTTCCCTTTCAAGAGTGACTGGAGATAAGTCAAAGGCCGTGAAAGATGAAATATGTACtttaccgtgtgtgtgtgtgtgtgtgtgtgtgtgtgtgtgtgtgtgtttacaggaaatgaaatgtggtTATGCTATCATCCTCATGGCTCTCTTCTGGTGCACCGAGTGTATGCCTCTGGCTGTGACTGCCCTCATGCCGATCATCCTCTTCCCCATGATGGGCATCATGAAGGCTGAAGCGGTACAGTCCTTATTTACATGTTTGAGCCAACTAAAATGTACCTGTATCTATTGATACCTGCAGGGAAATACTGCAGCTTATGACGATTAGCTTCTTAGATATTTTTGGTGGAAAAATATGCTTGTCATAGCATTTGTTCTAATGCTCCATTTGGAGGGAAAATGAGAGGATACTTTTATAATGGGACACCAAGacgaggaggtcagaggtcaggattAGCCAAAGGACACCAGGAGACTAGAACCTGAGAGCACAAGAGAGGCTTTGTCTTGACTGATGAAACAGTGCAGACGGAAAGTGTTGCCTTTACTGTTCAGTCAGTTCGTTTTAGGTCACAGACCAACCTGCTGATCCCCGTGTTTTACCTTTATTACTCATAAATAGGATCATACATTACCTTTGCATGGGACCGCAGGTTCACGTGTTAGTGCAGCTGTTAAAAaagttgctgtgtttgtatttctgattcttctcgtgtgtgtgtgatgtgtctcAGGTCAGTATTCAGTATCTGAAGGACTCTAACATGCTGTTCATCGGTGGCCTGTTGGTGGCCATCGCAGTGGAGCACTGGAACCTGCACAAGCGCATCGCTCTTGGAGTTCTGCTGCTGATTGGTGTTCGTCCATCCCTGTAAGAAAGCCTTGTGATACAGCTCACCTGTGTACGCTGAagcagacagcaaaaacaaagcagtgatgAGAGGGTCAACTGTGCCTCCAGGGACATTTATACTATTAACATGCTCACCAGATAATTTTCCACATAAGGCTTCCAAACGGAAACCTCATTTATCATGATATAAAACTATTACTGTCTCATTAAGATGATAGTGTTTATGCATTTACACTGTTGGTCAGTTTCTTCTACATCAACCTGAAGCATCAGCTGACAAAACACATACATTTACAAGGCATTTAATTTTATATTGGGTGCattaaatttgactttttttttcttcttttgcttgtttttggtctttttgtctgtatttattacGTTGCAGTTCATTGGGCTTTCAGTGCCATCCTAACCGGGTCTTTAAGACTTGaactaaacaaataaaagcaaagttaaaCAGCCTTGAAaataatttgcaaatgaaattattcaattattcattcagttcagtttaccTTTTGGCAGCTTCTTTGGAAAAAAGTTTCAGCAAATTGAAACACTACAGAATAAGATAGATACAACACTTGTAATAAAGAGTCTCTTATTCACGGCTGACTGGCTTCTCAATGTGCAATCACAAAGTGCGCGTCTGTCAGAACGCAGTCCACAGAACAACACTGTTTCAGGactgatgcatttaaaaaacatgacGTGTGACATGCTCCTGAAATACCATTTTATCGCGATGTTAcaataattttgttttattctttggtcttaaaacacagacaaaaatgatTGCAAAGTATTTAAAATGATATTAGTTAATAACACGAATCTTGTCTTCTCGTGATAATCCACACCCACATGGTACAACAAATGTTATGACTATAGACACTAAAAAAACCTATTATACCTACTCACCGGCCTCATACTCACTCTGCTACCCGTTCACACAGGCTACTGATGGGGTTCATGATCGTCTCGGCCTTCCTGTCCATGTGGATCAGCAACACGGCCACCACCGCCATGATGCTGCCCATCGCCAACGccgtgctgcagcagctgaaagccACAGAGGCCCGAGCAGATGAGCGAGATCTTGAGGCCGCAGCTGCGGAAAACCACACATTTGAGCTCGAGGATAGCCCAGGAAAACAGGACATAACTGACGACAAACAGCCTGAGGTGGAGGACACAGAGTGTGAGTAAAAATGTCTGCTACACTGAAATGTTTATGGTCTTCTTGGTAGCAACCTTCCCATTAACTTTAACTTTTGGGCTCCAGCTGAACACAAGGAGAGGCTTGACTCACTGCAGGAGTCCAAGAGAAACGCGATTGACGCGAAGTACAACCTTCTGACCAAAGGGATGAGTCTGAGCGTGTGTTACTCTGCCAGCATCGGAGGCACGGCCACACTCACCGGCACGACCCCCAACATCATCCTTCAGGGCCAGGTTGACCTGTAAGGCATTAATAAAGACATTCAGAGTATCATTGCAGATACATCAGCTGATTCTCCTGTTTGTGCCCCTTTTCCTTATCTCATCTTTCTTATCTTTCTGAAGGCTCTACCCTGGGAACGGTGGTGTGATCAACTTTGCCACCTGGTTCGGCTTCGCCTTTCCCAACATGGTGCTCATGCTGATATTGACTTGGTTCTGGCTTCAGGCTATATTCCTGGGCTTCAAGTAAGGCAACTTCAGCCTCGTACAGTCAGCCGCAAACGCTTCTGTGAGCAATGGAGACAAAAAAGTTTTCTCTCGTACTCAACATCATgtttaaataataatttaacgcagaatttaaaaaacaaaactgtcctACTTACAGCATGTGGTAGCCATGCAGATGTTTCTAAGAGTTTTGGGTTTCTTCTTTCCATAGCAGAAAAATACTTTTACATACATTTCCCTGATTTGTTGAACAATCTGCAGCATCCGTGTACCTTTCTCCTCAGCTTCAAGCAGACATTTGGCTGTGGTGGGAAAAGCACCAGAGATAAGGAGGCGTACGCAGTCATGAGGG
Above is a window of Chaetodon auriga isolate fChaAug3 chromosome 15, fChaAug3.hap1, whole genome shotgun sequence DNA encoding:
- the slc13a2 gene encoding solute carrier family 13 member 2, which encodes MDSWLKWLWYHRNYIIILVTPLVFLPLVFVYPTSEMKCGYAIILMALFWCTECMPLAVTALMPIILFPMMGIMKAEAVSIQYLKDSNMLFIGGLLVAIAVEHWNLHKRIALGVLLLIGVRPSLLLMGFMIVSAFLSMWISNTATTAMMLPIANAVLQQLKATEARADERDLEAAAAENHTFELEDSPGKQDITDDKQPEVEDTESEHKERLDSLQESKRNAIDAKYNLLTKGMSLSVCYSASIGGTATLTGTTPNIILQGQVDLLYPGNGGVINFATWFGFAFPNMVLMLILTWFWLQAIFLGFNFKQTFGCGGKSTRDKEAYAVMREEYRKLGGMKFAEVAVLIIFILLVILWFTRSPGFIPGWAEVLFTYDGSVFVSDGTIAIFMSMLFFVIPSRLPKCGSYGYNEAGKLVKAPRTLLNWQVVHERMPWNIILLLGGGFALAEASEESGLSKWLGDRLAPLESIPPYAISLILSLLVATFTECSSNTATTTLFLPILGSMATAIKIHPLYVMLPCTIAASLAFMLPVATPPNAIAFSFGNLKVVDMVRAGFILNIIGILTVNLGINTWGYAMFDMGTFPEWANVTTARP